Genomic segment of Candidatus Zixiibacteriota bacterium:
GAGAGATTGGGAAAGATCTTTCTCCCCTCTGGCGCCTGAGAGATGCCTAACTCAACGATCTTGTGAGGTAAGAGCTTTTCTATCCTTTTTTCTCCGAAAGTAATCGTTCCGCCTTTAGGTTTGAGAAGTCCGGAGATAGTATTGATGGAAGTTGATTTCCCAGCCCCATTTGCGCCGATGAGGGTTACTATCTCTCCCTTTTTT
This window contains:
- a CDS encoding ATP-binding cassette domain-containing protein; the protein is MIENSNLLEIDSLNVYYGAIHALRGISFHIKKGEIVTLIGANGAGKSTSINTISGLLKPKGGTITFGEKRIEKLLPHKIVELGISQAPEGRKIFPNLS